The window tttaaattcagtagtgaaaacagagagagtttgtttatttagtttgttcagaaatcaatgaatgaagatctttctcttctcattaaaatgtcttctccaaaactacaaagtgcacctttaatcccCAATTACGGTCAGAACTACAAAACCCAATTTAGCTGTCACAGTGGACCGCCTGAGCTCCACAGCCTCACATGTTCTCTCCTATAAATGCTCCATGATCGACAATTTCCAACCATTTGTCCTCCGATTAGGGTTtcaaacaaagtgtgtgtgtcttctcccAGCactgtctcctgtcctgtctgtATTTATGATCCGAGCTTGCGCACTGAGCGCCTCCATTGTctggccagcagcagcagcagcagcggcggcggcggcagcggcggaGCGGAGAGAAGCGGAGCGCCGATCGGAGCGCAGGGGAGCGGCTTCACTGTGACCCTCGTCTGCGGGACGAGAGCGACAGCTGGCCGGAGACCACCGGAGCGGACGGACGAGCGCGGACGGCGACGTCATTTCTTTTGGTCAGAGACAGATCGTCGTTTTTTTGGCggtcagacagacagcaacAGTTGTCACGATGTCTGAGATCAGATGAGGCGAGAGCAGCGGAGTGAATATTGCGGCGCTGCTGTGATCCGGGCCGGGCTGGATAAACGTGTTGCTGCCGCGTCCCGCCTGCAATGATACCGCCGTGTTAATCACCTGGGACAGCGAGGGGGAGCGCGCCGTGCATCTGTTTGTCACTCGGGGCTTTCGGCGTCATTCAGCTCGTCAGCCATCCCCACGGCCGTGTCGAGGTTTTGTCTGCGGGTGAGGTGAATCCAGACGTCAGGGCGGGCTCATGTTCCGCTCAGCAGGGAAACGGGCTGTTGCGTCTGCAGAGAGTCAGAGCTGACGAGCCTGCTGAGACACacggacagacaggcaggcaggcaggccgagagacagacaggagcgAGGGGAGGGGGGCGACAGCCTGTTTCGGCTCTCTCGACCCTCTGCGGATCGAGCCGAGCCCCCTCCTGTTTCCACCCAGAACCCCCACCCACCTGCCTCCCGCTTTGGATGGGGGGAAAGCAGAGCACGGCGGGTCGGCCCCGAGGTGCTTTTCCCGGTGTCTCTACGGATGACAGCGCGGTGCCACCCTCGGCCCACTTCGGCCACTACCGGCCGAGCGGCACCATGGGCCTGCGGAGCCGCTCGGTGAGCTCCGTGGCCGGGATGGGCATCGAGCACAGTCCCGCCGTGCCCTTCGGCTTCTACACCCCAAGAGGAACGGACTCGGATCGAGCCGGAGGGGGGTCAGGGGGCACCACCGCCGCCCCCCACGGTACCGGCTACCAGGACACTGGGGGCGGAGGGCACCACACGGACGGGGTGCTCTATCTGGGGTCCCGGGGGTCGCTGGCTGACACCTTGCCCCTGCACATCGCACCCCGCTGGTTCAGCGCGCACAGCGGTAAGGGCGGtctgctctgcacacacacacacacacacacacacacacacacacacacacacacacacacacacacacacacacacagaactaaTCAGGCAAAATGTGGGTGATGGTGGAGGATTAATCATCAGAGAGAACCACACGCATGCATTCCCCCAGACATCAGCTCCCACAGACTGACACCTTCAAACACGCACACCTTGTTTACCTGCAGGTAGGAATGACACCAATGCAGTGTCATTGAATTTCACTGGTATGAAGAGAAGTTCAGGCCTGCCCGAAGATGCTGTCAGTGAGCAGAAGACATTCAACAGTGCAGTAAAAGGCAGATTAAGACTTAAGAAACTAGATAAATGGTAAAAGCAGCCCCCCTCCCCTGGTTGTCACCCTGTGTTGGCTGCGGTGGGGCATGGGACACACATCAGGCTTTTTAACTCTGGACACTTGACAGGAAATTTGTTTGAAACTGTTGATATTAATTTCCCCAGCTTCAGCTTAAAAAGAATCTTAAAACGACCAATTTGGTCAAACAGTCACATGAAAGTGCAGTTAAAAGGtcattttaacaacaaaaaaatgctctgcgtgtgtgtatgtttgtgtgtgtgtttttgggtgTGCATGCATGCTTGAGAAATTAGATTTGGTGAACATAACATTACAGGGTGTGCTCCGTCTTGACCGTCACCGCTGCACTGTCTGCATAGGTCAGTCCTTGTTGTGTGAAATGACACTAATAAGCCTGTTGCCAAATCTGGCTGAGTCAATTAGCCCGGCGATTAGAGACGAgtaagggagggaggagagacaggggaaggaaggagaaaaagaggtggaggaaggtgaggcagggaaggaaggaagggaggaaggaaggggaaaaattgaaagggagggaggggatggAGAGAAGGGTTGAGGGGGTTTGTTTATGCTTATCATCGGCTTACCACTCGCTCCACAATATGTTTTGCTGTGTGACTGAGCCTGTCAGGCCGCCGgctacacgcacacacacccacctgTAGACACGCAAACACACGTATGTgtaggaaaacacacaaacaaatccttAACCACATGGCCACAGCTGGTTCCCTTCCAACTGcacatacagaaacacacaaacactcagtaaCAGTCCTCGAGGaagattacacacacactccgtcTCTCTTGCGCACGCACacgcaatcacacacacacaaacacgcacacacacacacacacacacacgctcagccAGGTCCCTAGGCTCTCATTACCAAAGCCCTGACCAGCTCACAGCAGGAGAATAGCAAGTTGGACGTCAACATCTCAGCTGTTTTTCTCAGCCTACATTGCCTAGCGACTCTGATGTACTGTCATATCAGTGGGAGGAGACAACAGAGTTgggagggtggggtgggggggcagAGGAAGAATGAGACTGAGGAAAGGGCATGTCTTCAggaaatattacatttacagAACACACAAGTACCTTTATGACCAAATCACCCTGTGGGACTCAAAGTAGCACCTTAGCAAAGTCACGGCCATCATTGGATACGCTACCACTGTGGGACTGTCAACTGGGTGTGGTCAGCGGCTAGCTTGTTGTTGCTCAAAAGGTGAGGCTAGCACCAGCCACAGTAATGGAAGTCTAAGCAACAACAACCAAAGCAAGAGAGTAGAAAAGTccaaaactagaatggcacccTGTTGAGCGCATACTTCCGCTAAAGGCCACTTTCAAAGAATCATTCATTATTCACTGGGAAATTAATGacaatgttgaaaaaaatctcACGGTgttaaagaaaataagaaagaaattCCTGGATCCATCTTGTTTATCTGGATCCGCACCAGAAGTTAATGGGGTCCATTCTGGGgagagacccatcctccatcaaaGTTTCATGGAGATCTGTTTGgtagttttttgtgtaaatcctgccaacaaaccaaccaaccaacaattGGAAATGGGTAAAAGAATAACCTCCTCGGCAGAGTCAACGACACATTTTAACGTTCAAAAGCAGGGTGAATACCAGTGCTGGTGAGGGTGCCTGCACACACCAGCCTCAGGCAAGTTCACATATAAAAGATAGACAGCCCATCAAGATGAGTGACAAGTGCTGGGGCGAGAACTGGACCTTCAAGGGCAGGA is drawn from Sparus aurata chromosome 8, fSpaAur1.1, whole genome shotgun sequence and contains these coding sequences:
- the znrf1 gene encoding E3 ubiquitin-protein ligase znrf1, whose amino-acid sequence is MGGKQSTAGRPRGAFPGVSTDDSAVPPSAHFGHYRPSGTMGLRSRSVSSVAGMGIEHSPAVPFGFYTPRGTDSDRAGGGSGGTTAAPHGTGYQDTGGGGHHTDGVLYLGSRGSLADTLPLHIAPRWFSAHSGFKCPVCSKSVASNEMEVHFIMCLSKPRLSYNDDVLARDAGECVICLEELQQGDTIARLPCLCIYHKSCIDSWFEINRSCPEHPSD